The bacterium genome includes a window with the following:
- a CDS encoding SGNH/GDSL hydrolase family protein encodes MPALLLLASCVAAPPPPQEPLPLPVADEGPQKQLLRLRATFYDALTGRSVNGLRLDVDGVTTATDAAGLRTAYLLPAEQRALRVSGGNYLPLSWTGALVDGSQLSFRLTPSVVRMVVFGDSLTAGAKVSEPERFVYQLPRHLRKAMAGVRVDVYARGRAGDTYRNARERLMSDVLSARPDVVLVAFGTNDVSLTPLKDFAASMDGVLAPLAGRCRLLVADIPYKPRWAGEWNEQARPFNREIAAAAARYGATLVPWSARFKESGDRGQWDLFYHQAPYDLRAPESRAQGDLHPNGAGHDLMALACAEALAPMLKAEASASAPLP; translated from the coding sequence TTGCCGGCCCTGCTCCTGCTTGCTTCCTGTGTTGCTGCGCCGCCTCCCCCTCAAGAGCCCCTGCCCCTGCCGGTGGCCGATGAGGGCCCTCAAAAGCAGCTCTTGCGCCTGAGGGCCACCTTCTACGACGCCTTGACCGGTCGGAGCGTCAACGGCCTGCGCCTCGACGTGGACGGGGTGACGACCGCAACCGACGCGGCCGGCCTCCGCACGGCCTACCTGCTACCGGCCGAGCAGCGCGCCCTGCGGGTCTCGGGCGGCAATTACCTGCCGCTTTCCTGGACCGGGGCCCTCGTGGACGGCTCGCAACTCTCCTTTCGCCTCACCCCGAGCGTCGTGCGCATGGTCGTCTTCGGCGACAGCCTGACGGCCGGGGCCAAGGTCAGCGAGCCGGAGCGCTTCGTCTACCAGCTCCCGCGCCACCTGCGCAAGGCCATGGCCGGGGTGCGCGTGGATGTCTACGCCCGAGGCAGGGCCGGCGATACCTACCGTAACGCGCGTGAGCGCCTCATGTCGGACGTGCTGTCGGCGCGGCCCGACGTGGTGCTCGTCGCCTTCGGCACCAATGACGTCTCCTTGACCCCGCTCAAGGATTTCGCCGCCAGCATGGACGGCGTGCTCGCGCCCCTTGCCGGCCGTTGCCGCCTCTTGGTGGCCGACATCCCCTACAAGCCTCGCTGGGCCGGCGAGTGGAACGAGCAGGCACGCCCCTTCAACCGCGAGATCGCCGCGGCCGCCGCGCGGTACGGCGCGACCCTGGTCCCGTGGTCGGCCCGCTTCAAGGAGTCAGGCGATCGCGGCCAGTGGGACCTCTTCTACCACCAGGCCCCCTACGACCTGCGCGCCCCCGAATCTCGGGCCCAGGGGGACCTGCACCCGAACGGCGCGGGCCACGACCTGATGGCGCTCGCGTGCGCCGAGGCCCTCGCCCCCATGCTCAAGGCCGAAGCGAGCGCCAGCGCCCCCCTGCCCTGA
- a CDS encoding GAF domain-containing protein codes for MRDTPPLNDPLLEGEGLALLTMHDLDAIASRLMRIVEGTFAPAAAAVLISNSEDSAFVPLASFGGLAPAAFGIDSPLAFEIIESQAMMTAAELSGFGLPAETALAVPLAFERKVHGLLLLGAKRDGTAYGEEELARLRVLSAHGAIAFSHGRAYRTIQDLNHALESKIYQRTRELQEAYRDLKAAQAQLIHGEKMNSLGLLVAGVAHEINNPISFIYSGVGLLETNIDTLRRLRAHLEETLPAEQMKAIADEFSLDSAFLHLDFLTRAFQDGATRIRDIVRSLRSFSRQDAYDYQEVNPRACLESTAALVQAIHRHVRIHLDLVDGPAIPGAEGPLNQVFMNLLVNACQSIEGSGEVWVRLRYAGESCQIEIQDNGQGMTEEVQSHIFEPFFTTKPVGSGTGLGLSICHGILEKHHARIEVESEVGTGSCFKLTFPTFGSEHNLALAERFEA; via the coding sequence ATGCGCGACACTCCCCCACTCAACGACCCTCTGCTCGAAGGCGAAGGCCTCGCCCTGCTCACCATGCACGACCTGGACGCGATCGCCTCTCGCCTGATGCGCATCGTGGAGGGCACGTTCGCGCCCGCCGCAGCAGCCGTCCTCATCTCCAACTCGGAAGACTCGGCCTTCGTCCCCTTGGCGAGCTTCGGCGGCCTGGCGCCGGCCGCCTTCGGGATCGACTCGCCTTTGGCCTTCGAGATCATCGAGAGCCAGGCGATGATGACGGCCGCGGAGCTTTCGGGCTTTGGCCTGCCGGCCGAGACGGCCCTCGCGGTGCCCTTGGCCTTCGAGCGAAAGGTCCACGGCCTGCTCTTGCTCGGTGCCAAGCGGGACGGCACGGCGTACGGCGAAGAGGAGCTCGCGCGGCTACGCGTCCTGTCGGCCCACGGCGCGATCGCCTTCAGCCACGGGCGGGCCTATCGCACCATCCAGGACCTCAACCATGCCCTCGAGTCCAAGATCTACCAGCGCACCCGCGAGCTGCAGGAGGCCTACCGGGACCTCAAGGCGGCCCAGGCGCAGCTGATCCACGGTGAGAAGATGAACTCGCTCGGCCTCCTGGTCGCAGGTGTCGCCCACGAGATCAACAACCCCATCAGCTTCATCTACAGCGGCGTCGGGCTGCTCGAGACCAACATCGACACCTTGCGCCGGCTGCGCGCCCACCTGGAGGAGACCCTGCCCGCCGAGCAGATGAAGGCGATCGCCGATGAGTTCTCGCTCGACTCGGCCTTCCTGCACCTGGACTTCCTGACCCGCGCCTTCCAGGACGGCGCCACCCGGATCCGCGACATCGTGCGCAGCCTGCGCAGCTTCTCACGGCAGGACGCCTACGACTACCAGGAGGTCAACCCCCGCGCCTGCCTCGAATCCACCGCGGCCCTGGTGCAGGCCATCCACCGGCACGTGCGCATCCACCTGGATCTGGTCGACGGCCCCGCCATCCCGGGGGCCGAAGGCCCGCTCAACCAGGTCTTCATGAACCTCCTGGTCAACGCCTGCCAGTCCATCGAAGGATCGGGCGAAGTCTGGGTGCGTCTGCGCTACGCGGGCGAGTCCTGCCAGATCGAGATCCAGGACAACGGCCAGGGCATGACCGAAGAGGTCCAGAGCCACATCTTCGAGCCCTTCTTCACCACCAAGCCCGTGGGCAGCGGCACCGGGCTCGGCCTCAGCATCTGCCACGGCATCCTCGAGAAGCACCACGCCCGCATCGAAGTCGAAAGCGAGGTCGGCACGGGCTCCTGCTTCAAGCTCACCTTCCCGACCTTCGGCAGCGAGCACAACCTGGCCCTCGCGGAGCGCTTCGAGGCGTGA
- a CDS encoding RluA family pseudouridine synthase: MSPADVSSFRYTVRATPERATVWGVLTRQLGASRALIRRLKATDGILLNGVPVKVHTPAHEGDALELRLPEPPSEGVDAEPVPLSILYEDDDLIVLDKPAGIVVHPTHGCHHGTLANGLAYHYQARGLSFRCHPVHRIDRDTSGLVVFARHTYAHQQLAEQLVAYKLDREYWALVQGHVREAQGVIEAPIARLGGPGGYRAVADHGQPALTHYRVLEVSKTGEETLVGLTLETGRTHQIRVHMAHAGHPLLADKLYGSPHPVLGRQALHARRLCFKHPRTQEAMTFEAPLPPDLADYVAAYFPRA; this comes from the coding sequence GTGAGCCCCGCGGACGTCTCGAGCTTTCGCTACACGGTACGGGCGACCCCCGAGCGCGCGACGGTCTGGGGGGTGCTCACCCGCCAGCTGGGCGCCTCGCGGGCTCTCATCCGCCGGCTCAAGGCCACCGACGGCATCCTCCTCAACGGGGTGCCGGTCAAGGTCCACACCCCGGCGCACGAGGGCGACGCCCTGGAGCTCAGGCTCCCCGAGCCGCCCTCCGAAGGGGTGGATGCCGAGCCGGTGCCCCTCTCCATCCTCTACGAGGACGATGACCTGATCGTGCTCGACAAGCCCGCGGGGATCGTGGTCCATCCGACCCACGGCTGTCATCACGGCACCCTCGCCAACGGGCTCGCCTATCACTACCAGGCCCGGGGCCTCTCCTTTCGCTGCCACCCGGTGCATCGGATCGACCGCGACACCTCGGGGCTGGTAGTCTTCGCCCGTCACACCTACGCTCACCAGCAGCTCGCCGAGCAACTGGTCGCATACAAGCTGGATCGCGAGTACTGGGCGCTGGTCCAGGGGCACGTCCGCGAGGCGCAGGGCGTCATCGAGGCCCCCATCGCGCGGCTCGGCGGGCCCGGGGGCTACCGTGCGGTCGCTGATCACGGGCAGCCCGCCCTCACCCACTACCGGGTCCTCGAAGTGAGCAAGACGGGGGAAGAAACCCTCGTAGGCCTGACCCTCGAAACGGGGCGCACCCACCAGATCCGGGTCCACATGGCCCACGCGGGCCACCCGCTGCTTGCGGACAAGCTCTACGGCAGCCCACACCCGGTGCTTGGGCGCCAGGCACTGCACGCGCGAAGGCTATGCTTCAAGCACCCGCGCACCCAAGAAGCGATGACGTTCGAGGCCCCGCTGCCGCCGGACCTCGCCGACTACGTAGCGGCTTACTTCCCGAGGGCCTGA
- a CDS encoding HD domain-containing protein — protein MNQPEMSLVLRAAVFAAEAHVGQRRKGLDEPYINHPLRVAAAVEACGLPPEAVAAALLHDVVEDTLVTQKLVEAEFPARVAHLVRLMTKWWPDDAPAEVKREGNPKYYGALREDPDALVIKLLDRADNLRDMARMLPKARDWAARYLKKTELEFASLLPLTANVQARQRFEEAVLALRQALGK, from the coding sequence ATGAATCAACCCGAAATGAGCCTGGTGCTGCGGGCGGCGGTCTTCGCCGCCGAGGCGCACGTGGGCCAGCGTCGCAAGGGGCTCGACGAGCCTTACATCAATCACCCGCTGCGCGTGGCTGCGGCGGTCGAAGCGTGCGGCCTTCCCCCTGAGGCCGTCGCGGCGGCCCTCTTGCACGACGTGGTCGAGGACACCCTCGTCACCCAGAAGCTGGTCGAAGCCGAGTTCCCCGCGCGGGTGGCCCACCTGGTCCGCCTGATGACCAAGTGGTGGCCGGACGACGCGCCGGCCGAGGTCAAGCGCGAGGGGAACCCCAAGTACTACGGGGCCCTGCGCGAGGACCCCGACGCCCTGGTCATCAAGCTGCTCGATCGCGCCGACAACCTGCGCGACATGGCCCGCATGCTGCCCAAGGCCCGCGACTGGGCGGCCCGCTACCTCAAGAAGACCGAGCTCGAGTTCGCCTCGCTCTTGCCCCTGACCGCCAATGTCCAGGCTCGCCAGCGCTTCGAGGAGGCCGTCCTCGCGCTGCGTCAGGCCCTCGGGAAGTAA
- a CDS encoding amino acid permease → MRDTIFRKKSLQLLKREQAEHGKGLKRVLGPWSLIALGIGCTVGAGIFIMPGEVAAMHAGPAVVLSFLLAALACALAAMSYCELAAMIPISGSAYSYAYATLGEVIAWFIGWNLLLEYGLANAATAAGWAGYLNRLLSTVGLEIPPQLMFAPGQAIPGTELVGWFNLPAVLAVVLVTGLLLLGIRESARANALIVGAKLAVLVLFVALCAPGIQPQLVQNYMPFGWQGVVSGAAVLFFLFVGFDAVSTVAEEAKDPQRNLPIGILAGLGIVTILYVAVGTVLTGVLPLDKLQVGEPLAIALATLNHPRAAALLSAVAVVGIFSVLLVGSIGQSRILYVMSRDGLMPRFMSNVHARTGTPVETTLVLGVLTAALAAVVPLSALADLVSIGTLAAFIAVSAGVIMLRKTDPDAPRTFRCPWVPGLPLAGIAINLYLMSGLGLQVWIRFLIWLAVGGAVYYFWGYRSAGRVMAAREAVVAKSAEVVVEPS, encoded by the coding sequence ATGCGCGACACCATCTTCCGGAAGAAGTCCCTTCAGCTCCTGAAACGTGAGCAGGCAGAGCACGGCAAGGGCCTCAAGCGAGTGCTCGGACCCTGGTCCTTGATCGCGCTCGGCATCGGCTGCACCGTGGGCGCCGGCATCTTCATCATGCCGGGCGAGGTGGCCGCGATGCACGCGGGACCGGCGGTGGTCCTCTCCTTCTTGCTGGCGGCCCTCGCCTGCGCGCTTGCGGCCATGAGCTACTGCGAGCTGGCGGCGATGATCCCCATCTCAGGCAGCGCCTACAGCTACGCCTACGCCACGCTCGGCGAGGTCATCGCGTGGTTCATCGGCTGGAACCTGCTCCTGGAATACGGTTTGGCGAACGCGGCCACGGCGGCGGGCTGGGCGGGCTATCTCAATCGCCTGCTCTCGACGGTGGGCCTCGAGATCCCGCCGCAGCTCATGTTCGCGCCGGGGCAAGCGATCCCGGGGACGGAGCTGGTGGGCTGGTTCAACCTACCCGCCGTGCTCGCGGTGGTCTTGGTGACGGGGCTCTTGCTCTTGGGGATCCGCGAGAGCGCGCGGGCCAACGCCCTGATCGTGGGCGCCAAGCTCGCGGTGCTCGTCTTGTTCGTCGCGCTCTGCGCACCTGGCATCCAGCCCCAGCTGGTGCAGAACTACATGCCTTTCGGCTGGCAGGGCGTGGTCTCGGGGGCGGCGGTGCTGTTCTTCCTCTTCGTGGGCTTCGATGCGGTCTCGACCGTGGCCGAGGAGGCCAAGGACCCCCAGCGCAACCTGCCCATCGGGATCCTGGCGGGGCTCGGGATCGTGACGATCCTGTACGTGGCGGTGGGCACGGTCCTGACGGGCGTGCTGCCCCTCGACAAGCTCCAGGTGGGCGAGCCGCTCGCGATCGCCCTCGCGACTCTGAACCACCCGCGCGCCGCCGCGCTGCTCTCGGCGGTGGCGGTGGTCGGTATCTTCAGCGTGCTCCTGGTCGGATCCATCGGTCAGTCGCGCATCCTCTACGTCATGTCGCGCGACGGGCTGATGCCCCGCTTCATGTCCAACGTCCACGCCCGCACCGGCACGCCGGTCGAGACCACCCTGGTGCTCGGGGTGCTGACGGCTGCGCTCGCGGCGGTGGTTCCCCTGAGTGCCTTGGCGGATCTCGTCAGCATCGGCACCCTCGCGGCCTTCATCGCCGTCTCGGCCGGGGTCATCATGCTCCGCAAGACCGATCCCGACGCGCCGCGCACCTTCCGCTGCCCGTGGGTGCCCGGATTGCCCCTGGCGGGCATCGCCATCAACCTGTACCTGATGAGCGGCCTGGGCTTGCAGGTCTGGATCCGCTTCTTGATCTGGCTGGCGGTGGGCGGGGCCGTGTACTACTTCTGGGGCTACCGCTCGGCGGGCCGCGTGATGGCCGCGCGCGAGGCGGTCGTGGCCAAGAGCGCTGAGGTGGTGGTCGAGCCCTCATGA
- the sucD gene encoding succinate--CoA ligase subunit alpha has translation MSIFINKDTRVLVQGITGREGGFHTQQMMAYGPGTIVAGVTPGKGGQEAFGLPVYDTVKDALKSHPEINASIIFVPPAFAADSILEALDAEVPLIVCITEGVPLHDMIKVNQVLQRSPKSMLIGPNCPGLTTPGECKMGIMPGHIFKPGTVGVVSRSGTLTYEIAADLTNRGYGQTSIVGIGGDPIIGTRFIDVLKAFEADPATELVVMAGEIGGEDEEIAAEYIKTMTKPVVGFIGGRTAPKGKRMGHAGAIVSGNKGTAEAKVAALEAAGVPVANTTAEIGDLVVERLKKLAAVK, from the coding sequence ATGAGCATTTTCATCAACAAGGATACCCGGGTGCTCGTCCAGGGCATCACCGGCCGCGAGGGCGGTTTCCACACCCAGCAGATGATGGCTTACGGCCCCGGCACCATCGTCGCGGGCGTGACCCCCGGCAAGGGTGGCCAGGAGGCCTTCGGCCTGCCCGTGTACGACACGGTCAAGGATGCCCTCAAGAGCCATCCCGAAATCAACGCCAGCATCATCTTCGTGCCCCCCGCCTTCGCCGCGGACTCGATCCTCGAGGCGCTGGACGCTGAGGTTCCCCTCATCGTCTGCATCACCGAGGGCGTGCCCCTGCACGACATGATCAAGGTCAACCAGGTCCTTCAGCGCTCGCCCAAGTCGATGCTGATCGGCCCCAACTGCCCCGGCCTCACCACCCCCGGCGAGTGCAAGATGGGCATCATGCCCGGCCACATCTTCAAGCCCGGCACCGTGGGCGTCGTCTCGCGCTCGGGGACCCTGACCTACGAGATCGCGGCTGACCTGACCAACCGCGGCTACGGCCAGACCTCGATCGTCGGTATCGGCGGCGACCCCATCATCGGGACCCGCTTCATCGACGTCCTCAAGGCGTTCGAAGCCGACCCCGCCACCGAGCTGGTCGTCATGGCCGGTGAGATCGGCGGCGAGGACGAGGAAATCGCTGCCGAGTACATCAAGACCATGACCAAGCCGGTCGTGGGCTTCATCGGCGGCCGCACTGCCCCCAAGGGCAAGCGCATGGGCCACGCCGGCGCCATCGTTTCGGGCAACAAGGGTACCGCCGAGGCGAAGGTCGCGGCTCTCGAAGCGGCGGGCGTGCCCGTCGCCAACACCACCGCCGAGATCGGCGACCTGGTGGTCGAGCGCCTCAAGAAGCTCGCCGCGGTCAAGTAA
- the sucC gene encoding ADP-forming succinate--CoA ligase subunit beta, with amino-acid sequence MKIHEFQAKQVLAKYGVPTPRGQVAYSPDEVKNIATEFGKLVVVKAQVHVGGRGKAGGVKLAKTPNEAYDMGKQILGMDLKGLIVKKVLVEEGVNIDKEYYLGMIFDRDARKVVVMVSAEGGMDIEEVAEKTPEKLAKIWVDPALGLTDYQIRQLIFDAKLDRAYIKEYTKFLKLLYKAFIQSDATLAEINPLVVTKEGTVIAADCKMDIDENALFRQPELAAWQESEEDNAIEDEARTRGLTYVHLDGDIGIMGNGAGLVMTTLDAVGREGGAAANFLDIGGGAKAAVVKNALEVVMMEKPKGVLINIFGGITRCDEVAKGVLEATSGMEINVPIVVRLSGTAEEEGRKLLAGSNLIPAATMQEAAKKVVDLAYGR; translated from the coding sequence ATGAAGATTCATGAGTTCCAGGCCAAGCAGGTTCTCGCCAAGTACGGCGTGCCCACCCCGCGCGGCCAGGTCGCCTATTCGCCTGACGAAGTCAAGAACATCGCCACCGAGTTCGGCAAGCTCGTCGTCGTCAAGGCGCAGGTCCACGTCGGCGGCCGCGGCAAGGCCGGCGGCGTCAAGCTCGCCAAGACCCCGAACGAAGCCTACGACATGGGCAAGCAGATCCTCGGGATGGACCTCAAGGGTCTCATCGTCAAGAAGGTCCTCGTCGAGGAAGGCGTCAACATCGACAAGGAATACTACCTGGGCATGATCTTCGACCGCGATGCGCGCAAGGTCGTCGTCATGGTCAGCGCCGAGGGCGGCATGGACATCGAAGAGGTGGCCGAGAAGACCCCCGAGAAGCTCGCCAAGATCTGGGTCGATCCCGCCCTGGGCCTCACCGACTACCAGATCCGCCAGCTGATCTTCGACGCCAAGCTCGACCGCGCCTACATCAAGGAATACACCAAGTTCCTGAAGCTCCTCTACAAGGCCTTCATCCAGTCGGACGCGACCCTTGCCGAGATCAACCCCCTGGTCGTCACCAAGGAAGGCACCGTCATCGCGGCCGACTGCAAGATGGACATCGACGAGAACGCCCTGTTCCGTCAGCCTGAGCTCGCCGCCTGGCAGGAGTCCGAAGAGGACAACGCCATCGAGGACGAGGCCCGCACCCGCGGCCTGACCTACGTCCACCTGGACGGCGACATCGGCATCATGGGCAACGGCGCCGGCCTGGTCATGACCACGCTCGACGCGGTGGGCCGCGAGGGCGGCGCTGCGGCGAACTTCCTCGACATCGGCGGCGGCGCCAAGGCTGCGGTCGTCAAGAACGCCCTCGAAGTCGTCATGATGGAGAAGCCCAAGGGCGTGCTCATCAACATCTTCGGCGGCATCACCCGCTGCGACGAAGTGGCCAAGGGCGTCCTCGAGGCGACCTCGGGCATGGAGATCAACGTGCCCATCGTGGTCCGCCTCTCGGGGACGGCCGAGGAAGAGGGCCGCAAGCTCCTCGCCGGGTCCAACCTGATCCCGGCCGCCACCATGCAGGAAGCCGCCAAGAAGGTCGTCGACCTGGCCTACGGCCGCTAA
- a CDS encoding adenylosuccinate synthase, with product MANVAVVGAQWGDEGKGKITDLLAERADVIVRYGGGNNAGHTVIVGDRTLKLHLVPSGILYPHVRCFVGNGTVLDPEAFVAELDGLWAQDLSLDNLSVSPLAHVIMPYHKLLDRLEEERRANKIGTTGRGIGPAYGDKYLRRGFRVMDLLKPERFRKKLEEALVRVNETLVKVYGHAPLSLEPMATDLLEMGERLRPHVADTSLMLHEAVKRGDRVLFEGAQGVLLDIDMGTYPFVTSSYPVAGGAAVGTGVGPGAIDRVLGIAKAYATRVGGGPFPTELFDETGDRLRDAGHEYGTTTGRPRRCGWFDAVALRLAARASGLDALCITKLDVLDGFDEIKVAVAYRLHGETITELPYDAEELAACEPIYETWPGWQEPTGHLRRFEELPAKARTYLERLEELTGVPIAMVSVGADRAATMIRTDLFA from the coding sequence GTGGCCAACGTCGCAGTCGTCGGAGCCCAGTGGGGAGACGAGGGGAAGGGCAAGATCACCGACTTGCTCGCAGAGCGCGCGGACGTGATCGTGCGCTACGGCGGCGGCAACAACGCAGGCCACACCGTCATCGTCGGGGACAGGACCCTCAAGCTGCACCTGGTGCCCTCGGGCATCCTCTACCCCCATGTCCGGTGCTTCGTGGGCAACGGCACGGTGCTCGACCCCGAGGCCTTCGTCGCCGAGCTGGACGGCCTCTGGGCCCAGGATCTCTCGCTGGACAACCTCTCGGTGAGTCCCTTGGCACACGTCATCATGCCCTACCACAAGCTGCTCGATCGCCTCGAAGAGGAGCGGCGCGCCAACAAGATCGGCACCACCGGCCGCGGCATCGGCCCGGCCTACGGCGACAAGTACCTGCGCCGCGGCTTCCGAGTGATGGACCTGCTCAAGCCCGAGCGCTTCCGCAAGAAGCTCGAAGAGGCCCTGGTGCGGGTCAACGAGACGCTGGTGAAGGTCTACGGCCACGCCCCGCTTTCGCTGGAGCCCATGGCGACGGACCTGCTCGAAATGGGCGAAAGGCTGCGCCCCCACGTGGCCGATACCTCGCTGATGCTGCACGAGGCGGTGAAGCGGGGCGATCGCGTCCTGTTCGAGGGGGCCCAGGGGGTGCTGCTCGACATCGACATGGGCACCTACCCCTTCGTGACCTCCAGCTACCCGGTGGCGGGTGGGGCCGCGGTCGGCACGGGCGTCGGTCCCGGCGCCATCGACCGGGTGCTCGGCATCGCCAAGGCCTACGCCACCCGGGTGGGCGGCGGTCCCTTCCCGACCGAGCTCTTCGACGAGACGGGCGATCGCCTCCGCGACGCGGGTCACGAGTACGGCACCACCACCGGCCGGCCGCGCCGCTGCGGCTGGTTTGACGCGGTGGCCCTGCGCCTCGCGGCACGCGCGAGCGGGCTGGATGCCCTCTGCATCACCAAGCTCGACGTGCTCGACGGCTTCGACGAGATCAAGGTGGCAGTCGCCTACCGCCTCCACGGCGAGACGATCACCGAACTCCCCTATGACGCCGAGGAACTGGCGGCCTGCGAGCCGATCTACGAGACCTGGCCCGGCTGGCAGGAGCCGACCGGTCACCTGCGCCGCTTCGAAGAGCTGCCGGCGAAGGCCCGGACCTACCTGGAGCGCCTCGAGGAGCTGACCGGCGTCCCCATCGCCATGGTCTCGGTCGGGGCGGATCGAGCGGCAACGATGATCCGCACGGACCTCTTCGCCTGA
- the dnaB gene encoding replicative DNA helicase has translation MQDPLLERIPPQSIEAEQSVLGALLISADALVRVSEILKPESFYRHAHATLYETILRVAERGEPVDLVTVSTDLRTANRLDEIGGYTYLMDLAASIPTAANAEYYARIVEEKAALRALITGGTKIVELGYSQTQKLDETIDEAERIIFDVAQGRRTSKDISHIKDILRDTFETIEHRYENQDNVMGYATGYYDLDYMMSGLHSSDMIVLAARPAMGKTSFALNLAQNIAKLNNLPVMVFSLEMSKEQLAQRLICSEARINAHRIKTGFLSETDWPKLTEAIGSLASSPIYIDDTPAITVMEVRGKARRLKALEKKELGLIVIDYLQLMSGGGSSSDGNRVQEISAISRNLKALARELNVPIIALSQLSRAVESRTDKRPMLSDLRESGAIEQDADIVMFIYRDEYYNQESLDKNVAEVILAKHRNGPVGTVKLFFEKEHTRFENLTAQPTMAEPA, from the coding sequence ATGCAAGATCCTCTTCTAGAGCGAATTCCCCCCCAGAGCATCGAGGCCGAGCAATCGGTGCTCGGCGCGCTGCTCATTTCGGCCGACGCCCTGGTGCGGGTCTCCGAGATCCTCAAGCCGGAGTCCTTCTACCGCCACGCGCATGCGACCCTCTACGAGACGATCCTCAGGGTCGCCGAGCGCGGCGAGCCGGTCGACCTTGTCACGGTCTCGACCGATCTGCGCACCGCGAACCGCCTGGACGAGATCGGCGGCTACACCTACCTGATGGACCTGGCGGCGTCGATCCCGACGGCCGCCAACGCCGAGTACTACGCCCGCATCGTCGAAGAGAAGGCCGCTCTGCGCGCGCTCATCACGGGCGGCACCAAGATCGTCGAACTCGGCTACTCCCAGACCCAGAAGCTCGACGAGACCATCGACGAGGCCGAGCGGATCATCTTCGACGTGGCCCAGGGCCGGCGCACCTCCAAGGACATCTCGCACATCAAGGACATCCTGCGCGACACCTTCGAGACCATCGAGCACCGGTACGAGAACCAAGACAACGTCATGGGCTACGCGACCGGGTACTACGACCTCGACTACATGATGAGCGGCCTGCACTCGTCGGACATGATCGTCCTCGCGGCCCGTCCGGCGATGGGGAAGACCTCGTTCGCGCTCAACCTCGCCCAGAACATCGCCAAGCTCAACAACCTGCCCGTCATGGTCTTCAGCCTGGAAATGTCGAAGGAGCAGCTCGCACAGCGTCTGATCTGCTCCGAGGCCCGCATCAACGCCCACCGCATCAAGACGGGCTTCCTCTCGGAGACCGACTGGCCCAAGCTGACCGAGGCCATCGGCTCCTTGGCTTCGAGCCCCATCTACATCGACGACACCCCGGCCATCACGGTCATGGAGGTGCGCGGCAAAGCGCGCCGCCTCAAGGCTCTCGAGAAGAAGGAACTGGGGCTCATCGTCATCGACTACTTGCAGCTGATGAGCGGCGGCGGCAGCAGCTCGGACGGCAACCGCGTGCAGGAGATCTCGGCCATCTCGCGTAACCTCAAGGCGCTCGCCCGCGAGCTGAACGTGCCGATCATCGCCCTCTCGCAGCTCAGCCGCGCGGTCGAGAGCCGTACCGACAAGCGCCCGATGCTCTCGGACCTGCGCGAATCGGGCGCCATCGAGCAGGACGCCGACATCGTGATGTTCATCTACCGCGACGAGTACTACAACCAGGAGAGCCTGGACAAGAACGTCGCCGAGGTCATCCTCGCCAAGCACCGTAACGGCCCGGTGGGTACGGTCAAGCTCTTCTTCGAGAAGGAGCACACTCGCTTCGAGAACCTGACCGCCCAGCCCACCATGGCCGAACCCGCGTAA
- the rplI gene encoding 50S ribosomal protein L9: MRVILNKDVKDIGKAGQIVDVSEGYARNYLMPRNLAAEATETALKAVADKAKREAIKAEKLKAEMQEYAGKIAEKTVTMPAKAGEGGRLYGAITAKEIALETKKQTGFEIDKRKIEMEDAIRALGYYDLAVKVHPEVTAKLRVHVVEAK; the protein is encoded by the coding sequence ATGCGCGTCATCCTCAACAAGGACGTCAAGGACATCGGCAAGGCCGGTCAGATCGTGGACGTGTCCGAAGGCTACGCCCGCAACTACCTCATGCCGCGTAACCTCGCCGCCGAGGCCACCGAGACGGCCCTCAAGGCCGTGGCCGACAAGGCCAAGCGCGAGGCGATCAAGGCTGAGAAGCTCAAGGCCGAGATGCAGGAGTACGCCGGCAAGATCGCCGAGAAGACCGTGACGATGCCGGCCAAGGCCGGCGAGGGCGGCCGCCTCTACGGCGCCATCACCGCCAAGGAGATCGCCCTCGAGACCAAGAAGCAGACCGGCTTCGAGATCGACAAGCGCAAGATCGAGATGGAGGACGCCATCCGCGCCCTCGGCTACTACGATCTCGCCGTCAAGGTCCACCCCGAGGTGACCGCCAAGCTGCGCGTCCACGTCGTCGAGGCCAAGTAA